The following are from one region of the Thermoproteus uzoniensis 768-20 genome:
- a CDS encoding acyl CoA:acetate/3-ketoacid CoA transferase: protein MAKCFDPERVFERIGDGSVVAISGFNAATAPFYLIHALLKHYEEVGRPRDLFIISDALPAVPGFGLDEVGRYVLEHPDQRLVRGFLLPFYGWAPSLQAAVARNLVEAYTWPIGIVTRWLRDVAAGAPGVISRVGLGTFIDPRQDGGMLNDLAKERRTAKVEVITIDGREYLLYRAPKPNVAFVRATTADEIGNLSMEREAMYGSVLAVVQAAKAHPGGLVAAQVLRVVTAGEIHPKSVFVPGPLVDCVVVAPRGNEAERFHWQTYSFDYNPIASGDAPYRASYEPRPLDVDKAIARRVVLELAGLVERLGRPVVVNLGIGIPAVAADVIREEDVEEFIHITVESGQWGGYALTGADFGAVLGHYAVIPMPDQFLLYEGGAIDATSLGFLEVDAQGNVNPAFIPGRMTGPGGFPVIAIGSPRVYFAGEFTAGKRSIEVADGGVKIKADGNIVKFVNSVYKVVFSGRYALEEGKEVMYITERAVFRLTPNGLALAEIAPGVDLERDVLSRMAFKPVVGGLEEMDRRIFRTGRMGLREELLRAVRR from the coding sequence GTGGCTAAGTGTTTCGACCCGGAACGCGTATTCGAGAGGATCGGGGACGGCTCTGTCGTGGCGATATCGGGCTTCAACGCGGCCACTGCCCCCTTCTACCTCATACACGCCCTCCTGAAGCACTACGAGGAGGTCGGCAGGCCGAGGGATCTGTTCATAATATCCGACGCCCTTCCCGCAGTCCCCGGCTTCGGGCTAGACGAGGTCGGCCGCTACGTGTTGGAGCACCCCGACCAGCGGCTCGTCAGAGGATTCCTACTGCCGTTCTACGGCTGGGCCCCCTCGCTCCAGGCGGCCGTCGCGCGGAATCTAGTTGAGGCGTATACTTGGCCCATCGGGATAGTCACGAGATGGCTCAGAGACGTGGCGGCGGGGGCGCCGGGCGTGATATCCCGCGTCGGGCTCGGCACCTTCATCGACCCGAGACAAGACGGCGGCATGTTGAACGACTTGGCCAAGGAGAGGAGGACCGCCAAGGTAGAAGTGATAACAATAGACGGGAGGGAATACCTGCTCTATAGGGCCCCTAAGCCCAACGTCGCGTTTGTCAGAGCCACTACGGCTGACGAGATCGGCAACCTCTCCATGGAGCGCGAGGCCATGTACGGGTCAGTCCTCGCCGTGGTGCAGGCGGCCAAGGCCCATCCCGGCGGGCTGGTCGCGGCGCAGGTGCTCCGCGTCGTGACGGCCGGCGAGATACACCCGAAGTCGGTCTTCGTGCCCGGCCCCTTGGTGGACTGCGTGGTGGTGGCGCCGAGGGGAAACGAGGCGGAGCGGTTCCATTGGCAGACCTACAGCTTCGACTACAACCCCATAGCAAGCGGCGACGCGCCGTACAGGGCGTCCTACGAGCCGCGGCCGCTCGACGTGGATAAGGCAATAGCAAGGAGAGTCGTGCTGGAGCTGGCGGGGCTCGTCGAGAGGCTGGGCAGGCCCGTGGTGGTTAACCTGGGCATCGGCATACCCGCCGTCGCGGCGGACGTGATAAGGGAGGAGGACGTGGAGGAGTTCATACATATAACGGTGGAGTCCGGCCAGTGGGGCGGCTACGCCTTGACCGGCGCCGACTTCGGCGCAGTGCTGGGCCACTACGCGGTGATACCCATGCCCGACCAGTTCCTCCTCTACGAGGGCGGGGCCATAGACGCAACCTCTCTCGGGTTCCTGGAGGTGGACGCCCAGGGGAACGTAAACCCCGCGTTTATACCGGGCCGCATGACGGGCCCCGGAGGCTTCCCAGTCATAGCCATAGGCTCGCCTAGGGTCTACTTCGCGGGCGAGTTCACCGCAGGCAAGAGGTCGATTGAGGTGGCCGACGGCGGCGTCAAGATCAAGGCGGACGGAAACATAGTGAAGTTCGTGAATTCTGTCTACAAGGTCGTGTTCAGCGGGAGGTACGCATTGGAGGAGGGCAAGGAGGTCATGTACATCACGGAGCGCGCCGTGTTTAGGCTGACGCCCAACGGCCTCGCGCTGGCCGAGATCGCGCCCGGCGTGGATCTGGAGCGCGACGTACTGTCGCGTATGGCCTTCAAGCCCGTTGTCGGCGGCCTCGAAGAGATGGATAGGAGGATCTTCAGGACCGGGAGAATGGGCTTGAGGGAGGAGCTGTTGCGGGCCGTCAGGAGGTAG
- the folE gene encoding GTP cyclohydrolase I FolE, which yields MLKKEGVEKAEAAVTSLLIHLGEDLSRPGVTNTPKRFVKAMEELTRGLREPAPEVVFFPLEYEADPGPVVIENIRAVSLCEHHLLPIVLNISVAYQPGDAVPGLSKVIRLVKWAAARPIMQERFTEWLADLLMDKLKAKAVKVKVCGVHMCSFIRGVKDEHHTMITEARRGDLDVRLDCKRPLACR from the coding sequence ATGCTGAAGAAGGAAGGAGTCGAAAAGGCGGAGGCCGCCGTAACGTCCTTGTTGATCCACCTCGGCGAGGATCTGTCGAGGCCCGGCGTGACCAACACGCCGAAGCGCTTCGTCAAGGCCATGGAGGAGCTCACTAGGGGGTTGAGAGAGCCTGCGCCCGAGGTGGTCTTCTTCCCTCTGGAGTACGAGGCGGATCCGGGCCCCGTCGTTATCGAGAACATAAGGGCCGTGTCCCTCTGCGAACACCACCTGCTCCCCATAGTGCTCAACATATCGGTGGCCTACCAGCCCGGCGACGCCGTGCCGGGGCTCAGCAAGGTGATAAGGCTGGTCAAGTGGGCCGCGGCGAGGCCCATAATGCAGGAGAGGTTCACCGAGTGGCTGGCCGACCTCCTCATGGATAAGCTGAAGGCCAAGGCCGTCAAGGTCAAGGTATGCGGCGTCCACATGTGCTCCTTCATAAGAGGCGTCAAGGACGAGCACCACACGATGATCACTGAGGCCAGGAGGGGCGATCTGGACGTAAGGCTCGACTGCAAACGCCCCCTGGCCTGTAGATGA
- a CDS encoding cyclase family protein — MKVIDLSRELYNGMQTYPGDPPYRHEYVSLAKKYGEVTLSRLDMGSHTGTHIDAPAHFVPGGDTIERIPLERFVVRGNVLDLSWKRPGEAITASDLSRFSDKISRGRAVMIYTGFSSKYGTEEFLYNWPYLSRDAADYLANAGVAAVGVEGMSVAGYAGVEGFPYPPRVPKDDVVYVHHRLLSSGVIIIENLANLESVLRECGGEALFVFAPIKIRGGEGGPARALAIC; from the coding sequence ATGAAGGTCATAGACCTCTCGCGGGAGCTGTACAACGGGATGCAGACCTACCCCGGCGATCCGCCGTATAGGCACGAGTACGTGTCTCTGGCCAAGAAGTACGGCGAGGTGACTCTGTCCAGGCTAGATATGGGTAGCCACACGGGGACTCATATAGACGCCCCGGCCCACTTCGTGCCTGGCGGCGACACCATAGAGAGGATTCCTCTGGAGAGGTTCGTCGTGAGGGGCAACGTTTTGGACCTCAGCTGGAAGAGGCCCGGCGAGGCCATAACGGCCTCGGACCTCTCGAGATTCTCCGACAAGATATCTAGGGGGAGGGCCGTCATGATATACACGGGCTTCTCGTCCAAATACGGCACGGAGGAGTTCCTCTACAACTGGCCATATCTGAGCAGAGACGCGGCGGACTACCTGGCGAATGCCGGCGTGGCGGCCGTAGGCGTGGAGGGGATGTCGGTCGCCGGCTACGCAGGCGTCGAGGGCTTCCCCTACCCCCCGCGGGTCCCTAAAGACGACGTGGTCTACGTCCACCACAGGCTCTTGTCGAGCGGCGTGATTATCATAGAGAACTTGGCTAATTTAGAGTCGGTGTTGCGGGAGTGCGGCGGCGAGGCTCTCTTCGTCTTCGCCCCCATAAAGATAAGGGGAGGCGAGGGAGGGCCGGCGAGGGCGCTTGCGATATGTTAA
- a CDS encoding AAA family ATPase, with the protein MLFSVEPKSRREDLYDFEYELSALERALRLGKLVVVLGLRRTGKTSLVKVGLSSTPHIYIDVRLSPYPAYRDILGLVEDAVNDFLRRESSLGERLAEAFRGVAGVEISWSPLRVFFKFGGGDRLRLGELFKAVDELGIPVVVAFDEAQELRRANWLRLDRLFAYIYDNLANVKILLTGSEAGLLYDFLKIDDPESPLFGRPYAEVKTRRLSDSESLDFLERGFAELGLAPQREVLLKAVELFDGIIGWLTYFGYAYAVEGLRDFDRLLRSAVAMAKAELDRVLSRLRSPRYRVILSLLSVSGATWREIKRRLEAFEGRPLNDATVADLLNALLSLGIVEKRDGVYSIADPVYRLAASRL; encoded by the coding sequence ATGTTGTTTAGCGTCGAGCCCAAGAGCAGAAGGGAGGATCTATACGACTTCGAGTACGAGCTCTCGGCCCTCGAACGCGCCTTGAGGCTGGGGAAGCTCGTTGTGGTACTCGGCCTGAGGAGGACCGGCAAGACCTCTCTGGTCAAGGTAGGCCTCTCCTCGACGCCGCATATATACATAGACGTCAGGCTCAGCCCCTACCCCGCATATAGGGACATACTAGGCCTCGTCGAGGACGCCGTCAACGACTTCTTGAGGAGGGAGAGTTCTCTCGGGGAGAGGCTGGCCGAGGCCTTCCGGGGGGTGGCGGGAGTCGAGATATCCTGGAGCCCTTTGAGGGTCTTCTTCAAGTTCGGGGGCGGAGATAGGCTACGTTTAGGGGAGCTGTTCAAGGCGGTCGACGAGCTCGGCATTCCCGTGGTCGTCGCGTTCGACGAGGCGCAGGAGCTCAGGAGAGCCAACTGGCTTAGGCTGGACAGACTGTTCGCCTACATCTACGACAACCTCGCCAACGTGAAGATCCTCCTGACGGGCTCCGAGGCGGGGCTCCTCTACGATTTCTTGAAGATAGACGACCCGGAGTCCCCCCTCTTCGGCAGGCCGTACGCGGAGGTCAAGACGCGGAGGCTCTCCGATAGCGAATCTCTCGACTTCTTGGAGAGAGGCTTCGCCGAGCTCGGGCTGGCGCCGCAACGCGAGGTCTTGCTCAAGGCGGTGGAGCTGTTCGACGGGATAATTGGGTGGCTGACGTACTTCGGCTACGCCTACGCCGTCGAGGGGCTGAGGGATTTCGATAGGCTGTTGAGGAGCGCCGTCGCCATGGCCAAGGCGGAGCTGGACCGCGTTCTCTCTAGGCTGAGGAGCCCCCGTTACAGGGTGATTCTGTCCCTTCTAAGCGTCTCGGGCGCCACGTGGCGCGAGATAAAGAGGAGGCTCGAGGCCTTCGAGGGGAGGCCGCTGAACGACGCGACGGTGGCCGACTTGCTAAACGCTTTGTTGAGCCTCGGCATAGTCGAAAAGAGAGACGGGGTGTACTCAATAGCGGACCCCGTCTATAGGCTGGCGGCGTCGCGGCTTTAA
- a CDS encoding NAD-dependent epimerase/dehydratase family protein, producing the protein MRILVTGGAGFIGSHLVDRLVEMGHEVVVVDNLSTGRREYVNRGARLVVRDLKDPGWGEGIGAVDAVFHFAANPEVRVSSTEPRIHFDENVSATFNVLEWARKSGAKAVVFASSSTVYGEAAVLPTPEDAPIAPISVYGAAKAAGEVLCGAYGRLYGVRCLALRYANIVGPRLRHGAIYDFIMKLKRNPEVLEVLGDGTQTKSYLHVRDAVEATLAAWRRFMEDDKPFLALNVGNRDAASVKDIAAAVARAMGLSPKLVFRPATPDGRGWPGDVKTMLLSIERITQYASWSPTMGSKEAVERTASQLVEELASG; encoded by the coding sequence ATGAGGATATTGGTCACCGGCGGCGCCGGCTTTATAGGGTCGCACCTCGTGGATAGGCTCGTCGAGATGGGCCACGAGGTTGTCGTCGTAGACAATCTGTCGACGGGGCGGAGGGAATACGTGAACCGAGGCGCGCGCCTGGTCGTGAGAGATCTCAAGGACCCCGGCTGGGGCGAGGGGATCGGGGCGGTCGACGCCGTCTTCCACTTCGCGGCGAATCCCGAGGTCAGAGTCAGCTCCACGGAGCCGAGGATACACTTCGACGAGAACGTGTCGGCCACCTTCAACGTGTTGGAGTGGGCCAGGAAGAGCGGGGCGAAGGCCGTCGTCTTCGCATCCTCGTCGACGGTCTACGGCGAGGCGGCGGTTCTGCCCACGCCGGAGGACGCCCCCATAGCCCCCATATCAGTCTACGGCGCCGCGAAGGCGGCCGGCGAGGTGTTGTGCGGCGCCTACGGGAGGCTCTACGGCGTGAGGTGCCTGGCCCTCAGATACGCCAACATAGTGGGGCCCAGGCTCAGACACGGCGCGATATACGACTTCATAATGAAGCTGAAGAGGAACCCCGAGGTGCTGGAGGTGTTGGGCGACGGCACCCAGACCAAGTCGTACCTGCACGTCCGCGACGCCGTCGAGGCCACGCTAGCCGCCTGGAGGAGGTTCATGGAGGACGACAAGCCGTTTCTCGCCCTAAACGTCGGCAATAGGGACGCGGCGTCGGTGAAGGATATAGCGGCGGCCGTCGCGAGGGCCATGGGCCTCTCGCCCAAGCTGGTCTTCAGGCCGGCTACCCCAGACGGGAGGGGGTGGCCCGGCGACGTCAAGACAATGCTCTTGAGCATAGAGAGAATTACGCAGTACGCCTCTTGGTCCCCCACCATGGGCTCCAAGGAGGCCGTCGAGCGCACGGCGTCTCAGCTGGTCGAGGAGCTGGCCTCGGGCTGA
- a CDS encoding SDR family NAD(P)-dependent oxidoreductase, giving the protein MRIVVTGASGGIGNALVELAKSRGDFVVGISRRPSKADLHYACDVLDLECLKKAAENIGAVDGLALLHGHGDPAIWNKGVEELDARDLLAAFEVDVVGSFNVVKAFMGNLGSGSSIVFAASTPALVGDRYGIPYAAAKGALVALARSLAKALSPVRVNAVALGPIATRWTSWISEEELAGFRERTLLRRLGDPREAAEAIYWLLSPASSYVTGQVLVVDGGESL; this is encoded by the coding sequence ATGAGGATAGTCGTAACGGGCGCCAGCGGCGGCATAGGCAACGCGTTGGTCGAGCTGGCGAAGTCCAGGGGGGATTTCGTCGTCGGCATTTCGAGAAGGCCCTCCAAGGCCGACCTCCACTACGCCTGCGACGTCCTGGACCTCGAATGCCTCAAGAAAGCCGCAGAGAATATCGGCGCCGTCGACGGACTGGCGCTGTTGCACGGACACGGCGATCCGGCGATATGGAACAAGGGCGTGGAGGAGCTAGACGCCCGCGATCTCCTCGCCGCCTTCGAGGTGGACGTGGTTGGTAGCTTCAACGTAGTGAAGGCGTTTATGGGGAACCTCGGAAGCGGCTCCTCCATTGTCTTCGCCGCGTCGACGCCTGCCTTGGTGGGCGACCGCTACGGGATACCCTACGCGGCGGCTAAAGGCGCCTTGGTGGCCCTCGCCAGGAGCTTGGCCAAGGCCCTAAGCCCCGTGAGGGTCAACGCCGTGGCGCTGGGCCCCATAGCCACCCGGTGGACGTCTTGGATATCGGAGGAGGAACTCGCCGGCTTTAGGGAAAGGACTCTGTTGAGAAGGCTGGGCGATCCCAGAGAGGCCGCCGAGGCTATCTACTGGCTCCTCTCGCCCGCCTCCAGCTACGTCACGGGCCAGGTGTTGGTCGTAGACGGCGGGGAGTCCCTCTAG
- a CDS encoding 3-isopropylmalate dehydratase large subunit, translated as MTTWTEHVFAKKLGRAPAPGEVVELVPDLVAFHDLTGYHVLEMMEKMGGVEVFDKNRLVVAFDHLSPAPTVRAAEIQVYIRRHVRSLGLKNFHDVGEGIMHQLILEKYAMPGQFVFGADSHTNMAGAVGAFAQGMGASDIAAMLKLGRTWLVVPQPVKIEIRGEPPKAVTGKDVVLHLLSVYKAEGLNGYSADVYVERPSAFPMDYRATVANMSTELGADALMFVPDSETAAFLEKTRGAAPKIDFAPGGKYSDEYSVELGRLEPLVAAPHSVDNVKAVSEVEGVEVDQVFIGSCTNGRLSDIEAAAKILKRGRAKARCIAIPASYSVFRQALEAGYIDILTKAGCVVTYGTCGPCIGGHFGVLGPGEVAVSTSNRNFVGRMGANDSKVYLANAYTAAAAALEGKIVDPRRYL; from the coding sequence ATGACTACATGGACGGAACACGTCTTCGCCAAGAAGCTGGGCAGGGCGCCGGCCCCCGGCGAGGTCGTCGAGCTGGTCCCCGATCTGGTAGCCTTCCACGACCTCACGGGCTACCACGTGCTCGAGATGATGGAGAAGATGGGCGGCGTCGAGGTGTTCGACAAGAATAGGCTGGTCGTGGCGTTCGACCACCTGTCGCCCGCCCCCACTGTCAGGGCGGCCGAGATACAGGTCTACATCCGCCGCCACGTGAGGTCCCTCGGCCTAAAGAACTTCCACGACGTGGGGGAGGGTATAATGCACCAGCTGATCCTCGAGAAATACGCCATGCCGGGGCAGTTCGTCTTCGGCGCCGACTCCCACACGAACATGGCGGGCGCTGTCGGCGCGTTCGCGCAAGGCATGGGCGCCTCCGACATAGCCGCCATGTTGAAGCTCGGGAGGACTTGGCTGGTTGTACCCCAGCCCGTGAAGATCGAGATAAGGGGGGAGCCCCCCAAGGCGGTCACCGGCAAGGACGTGGTGCTCCACCTACTGTCTGTCTACAAGGCGGAGGGGCTCAACGGCTACTCCGCCGACGTATACGTGGAGAGGCCCTCCGCGTTCCCCATGGACTACAGAGCCACAGTGGCCAACATGTCGACGGAGCTGGGCGCAGACGCGTTGATGTTCGTACCCGATTCCGAGACGGCCGCGTTCCTCGAGAAGACCAGAGGCGCCGCCCCCAAGATAGACTTCGCGCCGGGCGGCAAATACTCCGACGAATACTCCGTCGAGCTCGGCAGGCTGGAGCCCCTAGTCGCAGCGCCGCACAGCGTGGACAACGTCAAGGCGGTGTCGGAGGTCGAGGGCGTCGAGGTCGACCAGGTCTTCATAGGCAGTTGCACCAACGGGAGGCTCAGCGACATAGAGGCGGCTGCCAAGATACTCAAGAGGGGTAGGGCAAAGGCCCGCTGTATAGCGATACCCGCCTCCTACTCGGTCTTCCGGCAGGCCCTGGAGGCCGGCTATATAGATATCTTGACCAAGGCAGGTTGTGTGGTGACCTACGGCACTTGCGGACCCTGTATAGGAGGCCACTTCGGCGTCTTGGGCCCCGGCGAGGTGGCCGTGTCGACGAGCAACCGCAACTTCGTGGGCAGGATGGGCGCAAACGACTCCAAGGTGTACCTGGCCAACGCCTACACCGCGGCGGCCGCCGCGTTGGAGGGCAAGATAGTCGACCCGAGGAGGTATCTCTAA
- a CDS encoding homocitrate synthase family protein — protein sequence MKFFDTTLRDGEQMPGISLTVDEKVQIGMALDELKVDYIEAGFAAVSPDEAEAVRRIARDAAYAEVASLARANKADIDAAVDADVDMVHVFIATSDIHMKYKLRMTRDEVLRRIAESVEYAKSRGVRVLFSAEDATRSDLGFLVEAFKTAIEAGADEINVPDTVGVMTPSRMRYLVEHLKAKLPPVPMHVHCHDDFGMAVANTIAAIEAGAEVAQVTVNGFGERGGNAALEEVAAAARFLLGREVGLRLERLYETSRLVARLFGIQLQPNKAVVGDNAFSHESGIHVHGVLNNPFTYEPMMPEAVGNRRRIVLGKHSGRHSVEWALKQMGLEPSPELVDYILRRVKDYAASKRPVDEKALKAFVEEFRGVPVFL from the coding sequence GTGAAGTTCTTCGACACCACCCTCAGAGACGGCGAGCAGATGCCCGGCATCTCTCTGACAGTCGACGAGAAGGTCCAGATAGGCATGGCGTTGGACGAACTAAAGGTGGACTATATAGAGGCAGGCTTCGCGGCCGTGTCGCCCGACGAGGCCGAGGCGGTGAGGAGGATAGCGCGGGACGCCGCGTACGCCGAGGTGGCCAGCCTGGCGCGGGCCAACAAGGCCGACATAGACGCCGCCGTCGACGCCGATGTGGACATGGTCCACGTCTTCATAGCGACGAGCGACATACACATGAAGTACAAGCTGAGGATGACGCGGGACGAGGTGTTGCGGAGGATCGCGGAGTCCGTGGAGTACGCCAAGTCCAGAGGGGTTAGGGTTCTCTTCAGCGCCGAGGACGCCACCAGGAGCGACTTGGGCTTCCTCGTCGAGGCGTTCAAGACGGCGATAGAGGCGGGCGCCGACGAGATAAACGTGCCCGACACAGTCGGCGTGATGACGCCCAGCAGGATGAGGTATCTGGTAGAGCACCTCAAGGCCAAGCTGCCGCCGGTCCCCATGCACGTGCACTGCCACGACGACTTCGGCATGGCGGTGGCCAACACCATCGCCGCGATAGAGGCGGGCGCCGAGGTGGCCCAAGTCACGGTCAACGGGTTCGGCGAGAGGGGCGGCAACGCGGCGCTGGAGGAGGTGGCCGCCGCCGCCCGCTTTCTGTTGGGCCGCGAGGTCGGCCTCAGGTTGGAGCGGCTCTACGAGACGTCGCGGCTGGTGGCCAGGCTTTTCGGGATCCAGCTACAGCCCAACAAGGCAGTAGTGGGCGACAACGCCTTCAGCCACGAGTCCGGCATCCACGTCCACGGCGTCCTCAACAACCCGTTCACCTACGAGCCCATGATGCCCGAGGCCGTGGGGAACAGGAGGAGGATAGTGCTAGGGAAGCACTCGGGGAGGCACTCCGTCGAGTGGGCCTTGAAGCAGATGGGGCTGGAGCCCAGCCCCGAGCTCGTCGACTATATCTTGAGGCGCGTCAAGGACTACGCCGCAAGTAAGAGGCCCGTGGACGAAAAGGCACTTAAGGCCTTCGTGGAGGAGTTCAGAGGAGTTCCCGTATTTTTATAG
- a CDS encoding CaiB/BaiF CoA transferase family protein, producing the protein MSYFGIIENLIKNARGPPPLEGVKVVEFSHYILGPNIPRLLAQLGAEVIKIEPPPRGDRWKYASMWGGKGFYKGMRIDYLYLNSNKYFVGIDFKKEEGRKLVVELAKRADVFVENMEPGTLDKYGLGYLQLREVNPRLIYVSASGYGNWGPLSKLPSYDIIGQAESGMIDITGWEDGVNEAYRLPDYPGDWLPSTMAVSAIIAALIYRERTGKGQYIDLSQAASMQRFMYHFTYMSLTGSRLKRSGFIDPSAYVSGVFKTADGKFAALAAMTQRQYDALAEVVPGLRGLREARDAESLWRKYEAVKAWASGKTLDELLEFGKKAGVPIQPVLNDKEVLDDPWRAERGSVLKIRDRLYGEIVVPGPIVKMSGTPLAVKWVARPVGYHNKLVLTRKLGLPPAEVERLEREGVVGYWDGQLGNMPPPGWSAESDPVFRGEKDEVEP; encoded by the coding sequence ATGAGCTACTTCGGGATAATAGAAAATCTCATAAAAAACGCAAGAGGCCCGCCGCCGCTGGAGGGGGTCAAAGTTGTCGAGTTCTCACACTACATACTCGGCCCCAACATACCGAGGCTTCTGGCCCAGTTAGGGGCCGAGGTGATAAAGATAGAGCCGCCGCCCCGCGGCGATCGGTGGAAGTACGCGTCCATGTGGGGCGGCAAGGGCTTCTACAAGGGCATGAGGATAGACTACCTCTACTTAAACTCTAACAAGTACTTCGTCGGCATCGACTTCAAGAAGGAGGAGGGCAGGAAGCTGGTCGTGGAGCTGGCCAAGAGGGCCGACGTGTTCGTGGAGAACATGGAGCCGGGCACTCTCGACAAGTATGGCCTGGGCTATCTACAGCTGAGGGAGGTCAACCCGAGGCTTATCTACGTGAGCGCCAGCGGCTACGGCAACTGGGGGCCTCTCTCCAAGTTGCCCAGCTACGATATCATAGGCCAGGCGGAGTCCGGCATGATAGACATAACCGGATGGGAGGACGGGGTCAACGAGGCCTACAGACTGCCCGACTATCCCGGCGACTGGCTCCCGTCCACCATGGCCGTGTCGGCGATAATAGCGGCGTTGATATATAGGGAGAGGACCGGCAAGGGGCAGTACATAGACCTCTCCCAGGCGGCGAGCATGCAACGGTTCATGTACCACTTCACCTACATGTCGCTGACGGGGTCAAGGCTCAAGAGAAGCGGCTTCATAGACCCCTCGGCCTACGTCTCGGGGGTCTTCAAGACGGCGGACGGGAAGTTCGCGGCGCTGGCGGCCATGACGCAACGCCAGTACGACGCCTTGGCCGAGGTCGTGCCGGGCCTCAGAGGTCTGAGGGAGGCCAGAGACGCCGAGTCGCTCTGGAGGAAGTACGAGGCCGTGAAGGCGTGGGCCTCCGGCAAGACCCTCGACGAGCTTCTGGAGTTCGGCAAAAAGGCCGGCGTCCCGATACAGCCGGTGCTCAACGACAAGGAGGTCCTCGACGATCCCTGGAGAGCCGAGAGGGGATCCGTCCTCAAGATAAGGGATAGGCTGTACGGCGAGATCGTGGTGCCTGGCCCCATAGTCAAGATGAGCGGGACGCCGCTGGCCGTCAAGTGGGTGGCCAGGCCAGTGGGCTACCACAACAAGCTGGTGCTCACGAGGAAGCTGGGGCTCCCGCCGGCCGAGGTCGAGAGGCTGGAGAGGGAAGGCGTGGTGGGGTACTGGGATGGACAACTCGGCAACATGCCGCCGCCCGGATGGAGCGCCGAAAGCGACCCCGTGTTTAGGGGAGAAAAAGACGAGGTGGAGCCATGA
- a CDS encoding CoA transferase: protein MSDREEVLRKLFGDREAKPEALEGVKAVEICGTNFGCRIAGSLLSELGAEVYTVPDDDAKRITPHGATIEGVGIPYFVESRGKREVALEDVPKLLPELDILIDGLGPGKLYSKGLGYPQLAERYPKLIYVAISQFGHYGRKAEEYADMPDSDLTGQAYNGYMAMLGNPALPEPYSYPIRAGIWLAWAFAGAAGALSALAAYWARMRSGKGQFIDIAINEVLSVDHPYQIGAPFVLGAPRQRSPTIDANILVTYTTARASDGFVALATVIWPEVEAFFEIIGRPDLAERWKKALEVWEKDPGQLKELEKEVFAEVAKYKAEDLVKASREKGRPPIAVVKSVEWVASQPHWRMRGAIVEVECRGRKILVPGTPYMMSETPGRVKLKC, encoded by the coding sequence ATGAGCGACAGGGAGGAGGTCCTCAGGAAGCTGTTCGGCGATAGGGAGGCCAAGCCGGAGGCTCTCGAGGGCGTCAAGGCGGTCGAGATATGCGGGACCAACTTCGGGTGCAGAATCGCGGGGTCGCTCCTGTCGGAGCTCGGGGCGGAGGTCTACACGGTGCCGGACGACGACGCCAAGAGGATAACGCCCCACGGCGCCACGATAGAGGGGGTCGGGATACCCTACTTCGTGGAGAGCCGCGGGAAGCGCGAGGTGGCGTTGGAGGACGTGCCGAAGCTGTTGCCGGAGCTCGACATACTCATAGACGGGCTGGGGCCGGGAAAGCTCTACTCAAAGGGCCTGGGCTACCCGCAGTTGGCCGAGAGGTACCCCAAGCTCATCTACGTGGCCATATCCCAGTTCGGGCACTACGGGAGGAAGGCCGAGGAGTACGCCGACATGCCCGACTCCGACTTGACGGGCCAGGCCTACAACGGGTACATGGCCATGTTGGGGAACCCGGCGCTTCCCGAGCCCTATTCCTACCCCATAAGGGCCGGAATATGGCTGGCCTGGGCGTTCGCCGGCGCGGCGGGCGCCCTCTCGGCTCTAGCGGCCTACTGGGCCAGGATGAGGAGCGGAAAGGGGCAGTTCATAGACATTGCCATAAACGAGGTCTTGTCGGTCGACCACCCCTACCAGATAGGGGCCCCCTTCGTCCTCGGCGCGCCGCGCCAGAGATCCCCCACAATCGACGCCAATATCTTGGTTACGTACACCACGGCGAGGGCCAGCGACGGCTTCGTGGCGCTGGCCACAGTGATATGGCCGGAGGTCGAGGCGTTTTTCGAAATCATCGGGAGGCCCGATCTGGCCGAGAGGTGGAAGAAGGCCCTCGAGGTCTGGGAGAAGGATCCGGGACAGTTGAAGGAGCTGGAGAAGGAGGTGTTCGCCGAGGTCGCCAAGTACAAGGCCGAGGACTTAGTCAAGGCAAGTCGGGAGAAGGGGAGGCCGCCGATAGCCGTGGTCAAGTCCGTGGAGTGGGTCGCGTCCCAGCCGCACTGGCGTATGAGAGGCGCCATAGTCGAGGTGGAGTGCAGGGGCAGGAAGATCTTGGTGCCCGGGACGCCCTACATGATGTCGGAGACGCCGGGAAGGGTGAAGCTCAAGTGTTAG